Sequence from the Osmerus eperlanus chromosome 23, fOsmEpe2.1, whole genome shotgun sequence genome:
cagagaacagaatgtagttgatttgattcaatCTTACGACAGAAGATGCACATGAGTTATATTTGACAAGGCAAGAACTGAAGGGTACGTGGTGAGATGTGGCCTCACCTCCGAAAAGGGGTAGTACTCCTCTGCAAAGTGCTGGAAGGCCATGTAGTGATTCAGAACCACCAACACTAGAACGaagaagagatggggagagaaaaaggaaagagagataagAAGGAAAGGGAAAAGAAGAGATATACATATATGCATAATACAACTCTAATGTATGAAAAATGATTGTGTATGCTGCTTCGGAGGAAACCGTCTGCAAAATGAAGACAACGTCTACTTAAAATGTACATCGTTCGTTTTAACTTGGGATTTTAAGAAGAATGCTAGCTTGGCAGTTTCTGTGTATGTAGATGTTCATCCACTAAAAGACAAATGGTAAATATATATGGTATATATGGTAAATATATATGCCAACACGTACCACAGGAGAGGATGAAGTTGGGCGAGCTGAGGAGGATGTAGGGGAAGGTTTGCAGCAGGCCGAAGTACACCAGGTTGGTGAACAGACCCGTCCCCATCATCAGCACTGGGAAACCCTCAAACAGGTACAACCCTGTCAGCACACCTGTCGAGAACTGacgacacaaagacacacacagacacacacgtagagacacacacagagagacacacacaaagacaccacagacacacacgtagagacacacacgtagagacacacacagagagacacacagagagacacacacagagagacacacacaaaggaaaaaTGTTCTGCTGTAAGAATGCACAGAATAAGTAGAGTAGAAGGTACTACATACGTTCACAAAGATTCTCAATACATAATATATGAGATCAGCACTCACCAGTATCATGTACTTTATTATTTTACTAGTCGCAACGGTGTATTCTTCTATTAGTTCTGCTAAATAGTACAGGCCCGCcgctgaggagagaagaggcacACTGATACATAAACAACAACCGACTAAATGCTTTCTCATCGTATCCGTGTAAATCCAACATGATGAGGTCGATGAATAAGTAAACAAGTCAAGAGGGACAACAACCAAGACAGAAAAGCATTCGCCCCAGAAACGAAAAGAGCGAACCAATGCCCTCAGAACATACAATATAGTATGGTGTGGTAGCCCCATTCCACTAGCTAGCTCTCTCTCCATGCTTTGCGTCGACTTCAGGCTACGGCTCTAAAGCAAGTCAAAACATTTACGTCAAGGGGGTAGGTGACAGCTTGCAGCGCCAGGGCGCGCAGGACTCTGCCTCTCGTCACGCAAGGCAGTCCCAGTCCGCCCTTTACTCAACACGGGGGAAATGCAGTCAGAGAGCGCTGCACTTTTGAACCCTAGATACCGCTGCTGTATGCTACACCGCTGGATGACTTTATAACGAGCTATGACAAGAAGGCGGTCTAAGGTTATTCTAGTTAACACGGAATACTAACTGACCTATATACTGTGTTATTATTAGTGGGCCTAATTAGTGCAATTATTTCTACAGGAATGTGATAAACAATAATTTATTAAATTATGGATATTCGATTGAGCGAGACAGGTCAAATACTATAAACCCAATTGAGCTTGAAAAGTTTGTACAGTAGGTTATTTTGGTTATGCTGGTGTAGATGGATGCCTTTCAAAAAGGTCATAAGTGAGTGTAGCAGTACGTTTGAGATAAGGTCTTCCACTTGGTGGCATTTGAATACAAAGCTACTGTTATACTGCCGTTTTATAAAGGCATTTTATATTGGTGTTTGTGACATTGTTAACGTTAAGGTATGCATGATATagcctacagtaggctatacacgtacacacacacacacacgtacacacagtagTACTAGAATATGTGGCATAAACAAGTGAACACGCTCACTGCCAACGTCACCAATCCTAGTGTAGCGTTGGTGATAAGTGCGATTATGGGCTAAACCTGAACAGGTGATGTCAGGTGCCAACGTGGAAAGGAGCTGTCTGTCAATCTCAACCACTTaatttagcaaccaaactagaAACAAAAAGCATTGTGCTGAACCAGTTTATTGAAACATGCTATAACTAGTAAACTGTTGGATGCACAAACCCCAAATCAGACGTACATTCTAGCTAGTTCAATGTGCAGAACAGTTTCCTTTGGGCAATATTAAGCCAGCACCAGTATGACTAGCTCCCTAGCTACGTCAGTAGCTAACTAGCGTAGCTAGCAAGTTGCACTGATACAGCTAGTCTATCTAGCTAGCACAAACTTAATACCTTAGCTAGGGAGTAACAATCAACCAAATATCTGGCAAGCTAGACATTGCTACACGTTACGTGTATTAACAGTAAGTTGGATTGATAAGTATCGAAATCGAAATAAAATCAATACTGTAATCGGGGTGGAATATGGGAATGCTAGTGATGGTGCTagcccagctagctagctagcactgaaCTTCCCATGCACAAAAAAACTTACCAATAGCTAGAGTGACGAAAGATATCTGTATCACCAACGACAGCCaacttaataaataaataaaccacATCTCTATTCATATGAAAAGACGCTAATAAATATGAATTTCAACAGAAAAGACTGTAGCTTAGTACAAATAATTTATCTATTGGTCAAAGTTCCTCCCACCGTTTCCTCCAGACGGGTGAGAAACGTCATAGAGCAGAAGAGTCGCGGTCTCAAGGTTCCAGTGTTCAGTTATAATTACAGCGCCAGTTCGGTTTGGAGGAACTGCAGTCTTAAAAACTTTGCTTCAGTGTGGGAGGGTGGCAGGCGCCTGTTGTTAGGCTGTTGCCATGAATTAATAATGCAAAAATATTCTCCCAGTTTTCTtgtttttcatttacatttttattctTCTTCAAACTTCAAGGGTTCCTTTTATCaagtccttacacacacacacacttgcatgtgCAGGACAAGTCAACACCTTTAAGATTAATGTGGAAATACAATGAAAAATGTATGTTGAAAGTGAAAACCAGACCTTCTGGTAAAAGagctaaattaaataaatatataatgaGACACAGTGTGAAAGAGACACTCAAATTGTGTCAGGAGCCAAAAGTGAGAATAATCCTACTCCTCACTTCTCCTTTTAGAATGCTTTTAACAAAGACCTCACAGAGAATGCGCGTGTGGGTGGGTgcacctgtctgtcagtcagtgtaTGCGCCTgtgtttgtgaggtgtgtgcgagtgcgtgtAAGGTGTGAATGCTAAAAGgtgcctcttccttcctctttttAGGGGGAGAGCAAGGGGGTTCCTCTCAGCAAGCCCTATAAAAGATCCCCCTGCATGCTCTTTGCTTCTCGCCACCTCATCTCTTTGACGGTGTAAGTGCTTGATGTCGGCCCGCTCCCTTCCCTTTATCCAGCTGTGCGAACCGTCAGAGGGATATCCGGTGCAGTGATGATTTGGTGGTCGGACTTTGTCGTTGACTGAAAGGTATCCTCTCTGTATTTTCAATGGCAAACAGACACATGTAATTCAATTACTTACCGATGGACTGTGTATTATTAAAAGGCAGTTGGAGCACCCACAAAAATAATCATAACAAAAGGTGTCGCGTATAAATCTTTATTTGTGTCCTTGAAGCATTCAGGAAGTTGAGTTTTTAACAAATTAACAGATCGAGTAAGACCACAACACCGCTTCACTCACAACTCAAATCTCTCGAGTTAAATAAAGGAAACATTTTTACTAATGCTTAGAAAATAATTGTGTTTTTGACTTAATCATCATTACATCATTACTTACTTATCTTTCTTTGATGTAAGTTGCAATTAACTGAAACATGCCTTAAGCAAAGTCTCCATTTAACCAATATAGTAGCAAAATCACCAGATAAGTAAATAATTTTTCTTCAAGCCTTTAGTCCCACGTATTGTACATCTCGACATACAATTACAGACAGCTGGTATATAAAATTAATttgtaaataaattgtatttttatgttttcGAGACATTAAAAACATCTGAGCTGTCAGTTGTCCTGGTTGATCATGAGCACTGATGCTCTGATTCGAGAGTCCCTCTTCTCTCGGTTCTGCTGGAGCCTCATAAGGACTGTGTCGTTCTTCCGTGCCCAGGGATGGGCCTCAGCAGCTGGGCTGCCTGGCTGGGGATCTGGAGATCAGGGGCTCCAATGAGCTACAGTGATGACAATTACAGCAAGCAACTGACCCTGTCCATCCCATTGTTGGATTATCAATACAAGATATAAGATATAAGATATCATAGTTATGAAATAGGGAAAATATGTTGATATAATATGATCTATTATATTCTATGATATAATCTGTGCCCACCAATTCCCGCCCCACAGGAACCTGCCACAGCACAGAACATGGACATGAAGCCTTATACCCTGTGTTTTGGCAGAGGGTCCCATGGTGTCTTTATCCTGGGCCTCCCCCATggcccgcctcctcctctgaaGAACCAGCTGTAGCTCCGCCTCCCCAACGTTCCTGCTGAATCTCTTCCTGGACGACGCCCTACGGCGGGCCTGGCACTTCACGTTGCCCTGGGAGACGATTGACACAACCATGCTGAACCACTACCACAACCAATCGGGATGAGCAGCATCAACATGCaaccagggagtcagatggctgagcggttagggagtcgggctgtaaatcagaaggttgttggttcgattcccggccgtgcaaaatgatgttgtgtccttgggcaaggcacttcaccctacttgccttggggagaatgtccctgtacttactgtaagtcgctctggataagagcgt
This genomic interval carries:
- the tex261 gene encoding protein TEX261 gives rise to the protein MWFIYLLSWLSLVIQISFVTLAIAAGLYYLAELIEEYTVATSKIIKYMILFSTGVLTGLYLFEGFPVLMMGTGLFTNLVYFGLLQTFPYILLSSPNFILSCVLVVLNHYMAFQHFAEEYYPFSEVLAYFTICLWVIPFSFFVSLSAGENVLPSTMQQGDDVVSNYFTKGKRGKRSGILLIFSFLKEAVLPSRQKMY